In a genomic window of Natranaerovirga pectinivora:
- a CDS encoding ATP-dependent helicase, whose amino-acid sequence MFNNQTQQEAIDHNKGPMMVLAGPGSGKTTVITYRTKKLIEEYKVTPRNILVITFSKASAEEMKERFLNICGDDSVTFGTFHSVFFRIIRQTRMYKVDNVLSEDKKYPILLKIIKSLNVDYEDENELIHSILQEISYIKSELIEIEHYHSISCSNDVFREVFNIYERFKEERNLIDFDDMLEKCYQLLKNDKRTLEYWQKKFQYILIDEFQDINRIQYECIKLLSRPNNNLFVVGDDDQAIYEFRGAKPDFLLNFPKDFENTKKVVLSTNYRSTKEILKASLDVIDHNERRYSKELDTPNKQGEKPVVLTHNTIEDEADYIIESIKKKSSKIALSEMAIIYRTNMQGRFFIERLMDSNIPFIVRDQMSNIYEHWIAKDFIAYFTLTQNIKDIDALTRIINKPNRYINKDNLIYAKKFSDNIWEGLYNKYNHQSWMVDRLEELQYHLQTLKRLPPYDGIEYLRKNIGYDAYICDYAEFRKVNDKNLIEIAVELQESAKNYKSLDEWLNYIEHYTVELKENYQNKKHNKNALTLTTIHSAKGLEFHSVYLCGCNEGILPHEKSNDELSEEERRLFYVGVTRAKEELYISSFKERFNKKLEPSRYIQEMVMPITNLQVGKEIKHQQFGIGRIEKVEKDMIFIFFYMSKKLVKLSISHCLKNNLISV is encoded by the coding sequence ATGTTTAACAACCAAACACAACAAGAAGCAATTGATCATAATAAAGGGCCAATGATGGTTTTAGCTGGACCTGGTTCAGGAAAAACCACAGTGATAACATATAGAACGAAAAAACTCATAGAAGAATACAAAGTAACACCAAGAAATATATTGGTTATTACATTTTCTAAGGCTTCTGCAGAGGAAATGAAAGAAAGATTTTTAAATATTTGTGGTGATGACAGTGTGACCTTTGGTACTTTTCACTCGGTTTTTTTTAGAATTATAAGACAAACCCGAATGTATAAAGTTGACAATGTGTTATCAGAAGATAAAAAGTACCCAATACTTTTAAAGATTATTAAAAGTCTAAATGTAGATTATGAAGATGAAAATGAATTGATACATAGTATTTTACAAGAGATCAGTTATATTAAAAGTGAATTAATTGAGATAGAGCACTATCATTCAATAAGCTGTTCCAATGATGTATTTAGAGAAGTGTTTAACATATATGAAAGATTTAAAGAAGAGAGAAACCTAATAGATTTTGACGATATGTTAGAAAAATGCTATCAATTATTAAAAAATGATAAAAGGACCTTAGAATACTGGCAAAAAAAATTCCAATACATTTTAATTGATGAGTTTCAAGATATTAATAGGATTCAATACGAATGCATCAAACTTCTATCAAGGCCAAATAATAACCTATTTGTAGTTGGAGATGATGATCAGGCAATATATGAGTTTAGAGGTGCTAAGCCTGATTTTCTTTTGAACTTTCCAAAGGATTTTGAGAATACTAAGAAAGTGGTTTTGAGTACCAATTACCGTTCTACAAAAGAGATATTAAAAGCCAGCCTAGATGTTATTGATCATAATGAAAGAAGGTACTCTAAGGAACTAGATACACCTAATAAACAGGGTGAAAAGCCTGTTGTATTGACCCATAACACCATTGAAGATGAAGCGGATTATATTATAGAGAGCATTAAGAAAAAATCTAGTAAGATAGCCTTATCAGAGATGGCCATTATATATAGAACCAATATGCAAGGAAGGTTCTTTATTGAAAGATTAATGGATTCCAATATACCCTTTATAGTTAGGGATCAAATGTCTAATATATATGAACACTGGATTGCTAAAGATTTTATTGCTTATTTTACTCTAACTCAAAACATTAAAGACATAGATGCTTTAACAAGAATTATTAATAAGCCTAATCGTTATATTAACAAAGATAATTTAATTTATGCGAAAAAATTCTCGGATAACATATGGGAAGGGTTGTACAATAAGTACAATCATCAAAGTTGGATGGTGGATCGATTAGAAGAATTACAATACCATCTGCAAACTTTAAAAAGATTACCCCCTTATGACGGGATAGAGTACCTTAGAAAAAATATTGGCTATGATGCCTATATCTGCGACTACGCAGAATTTAGAAAAGTAAACGATAAAAATCTTATAGAAATTGCAGTAGAATTACAAGAAAGTGCAAAAAACTATAAATCATTAGATGAATGGTTAAATTATATAGAACATTATACTGTTGAATTAAAAGAGAATTATCAAAATAAAAAGCACAATAAAAATGCATTAACCCTTACCACAATACATAGTGCAAAAGGTTTAGAATTTCATTCCGTTTATTTATGTGGCTGTAATGAAGGCATCTTACCTCACGAAAAGTCTAACGATGAATTAAGTGAAGAAGAAAGAAGACTGTTCTATGTAGGTGTTACACGAGCAAAAGAAGAATTGTATATATCTTCTTTTAAAGAAAGATTTAATAAAAAATTAGAACCATCAAGATATATCCAAGAAATGGTTATGCCAATAACCAATCTTCAAGTTGGCAAGGAAATTAAGCACCAACAATTTGGTATAGGGCGTATAGAAAAGGTAGAAAAAGATATGATTTTTATATTCTTTTATATGTCTAAAAAGCTTGTAAAACTAAGCATATCACATTGTTTGAAAAACAATCTTATAAGTGTATAA
- the splB gene encoding spore photoproduct lyase has product MKTFIPDLAYIDPKILKTQKGIEVRDKLESLGVPLIESRSVKIDEGTIQQKYIQSKKVIYVTANNQKKLQQCQPSADYMFHLSSSCPAHCEYCYLQTTQGEKPFLKLFVNVEDIIHVLEDYMKLKAPDITSFECGSITDPIALEHLTGNLKEVIEFFGKSDLGRLRVISKYDNVDSFLDIKHNDHTKFRFSINARYVISSFEHGTANFDERIIAASKIADAGYPLGFIIAPIMVFEGWKEQYDFLLQQLSYKLRNYKKEISFELIQHRYTQTAKDLILERFPNTKLDMTDENRQLKWGPYGKFKYVYPKDTSGEMKDHIIGSINKYFNNAHIEYFT; this is encoded by the coding sequence ATGAAAACATTTATTCCTGATTTAGCATATATAGATCCTAAAATTTTAAAAACTCAAAAAGGCATCGAAGTTCGTGATAAACTTGAGTCTTTAGGTGTTCCTTTAATTGAATCTCGCTCTGTAAAAATTGATGAAGGAACCATTCAGCAAAAATACATTCAATCTAAAAAAGTAATCTATGTCACAGCCAATAACCAAAAAAAATTGCAACAGTGTCAACCCTCTGCAGATTATATGTTTCATTTATCAAGCTCTTGCCCTGCTCATTGTGAATACTGTTATCTTCAAACCACTCAAGGTGAAAAACCCTTTTTAAAATTATTTGTTAATGTTGAAGATATCATTCATGTGCTCGAGGACTATATGAAATTAAAAGCACCTGATATTACATCTTTTGAATGTGGTAGTATCACTGATCCCATCGCCCTTGAGCATTTAACAGGTAATCTTAAGGAAGTCATAGAATTCTTTGGAAAGTCAGACCTAGGTCGATTACGTGTGATTTCAAAATATGATAATGTCGATTCTTTTTTAGACATCAAACATAATGACCATACCAAGTTCAGATTCAGTATTAATGCTAGATATGTAATTAGCTCCTTTGAACATGGGACTGCCAACTTTGATGAGAGAATTATAGCTGCATCTAAAATCGCTGATGCTGGTTATCCCTTAGGCTTTATTATTGCCCCTATTATGGTATTTGAAGGATGGAAAGAACAATACGATTTTTTACTTCAGCAATTAAGTTATAAACTTCGCAACTATAAAAAAGAGATTTCTTTTGAGTTAATCCAACACCGTTATACTCAAACAGCAAAAGATCTTATACTAGAAAGATTCCCGAATACTAAGTTGGATATGACCGATGAAAACCGTCAGTTAAAATGGGGACCTTATGGCAAGTTTAAATATGTCTATCCTAAAGACACTAGTGGTGAAATGAAAGATCATATTATAGGTTCTATTAATAAATACTTTAATAATGCCCATATAGAATATTTTACTTAA
- a CDS encoding helix-turn-helix domain-containing protein, which translates to MHIKEDINLDHLAHITYLSKFHLHRVFKSITSESLIKYVRGRKLSYSAYDLLNTDLSILKIALDYNYNQEQSFNRAFKQEFQISPAKYRKEKCELFITHKLDINNFYSFDNGLLISPVFFLKPEFSIVGLQHQISFEDDRRNGAVSKASVDFCNNYLHIIPNVKDTKVFIGFDKYNKKRDYLDYTTATEVTTIDNIPKDMVGYVIPTTQFVCFKYIGFHPPEEINARKLISLFNFIFTQWFPNSIFKQSKPFHFQRLDLKKCTDSYCEMEMFFPIH; encoded by the coding sequence ATGCATATAAAAGAAGATATTAATTTAGACCACTTAGCTCATATTACATATTTATCAAAATTTCACTTACATAGAGTTTTTAAAAGCATTACCTCTGAATCTCTTATAAAATATGTTAGAGGCAGAAAATTATCTTATAGTGCCTATGATTTATTAAATACAGATCTAAGCATACTAAAAATTGCCCTTGATTATAATTACAATCAAGAACAATCTTTTAATCGTGCTTTTAAACAAGAATTTCAAATAAGTCCTGCGAAATATAGAAAAGAAAAGTGCGAATTATTTATAACCCATAAGTTAGACATTAATAATTTCTATTCTTTTGATAATGGATTATTAATTAGCCCCGTCTTCTTCTTAAAACCTGAGTTTTCTATTGTTGGTTTACAACATCAGATAAGTTTTGAAGATGATAGGCGTAATGGCGCAGTGTCAAAAGCCTCTGTTGATTTTTGTAACAACTATCTCCATATAATTCCTAATGTAAAAGACACTAAAGTGTTCATTGGTTTTGATAAATATAATAAAAAAAGGGACTACTTAGATTACACCACTGCAACAGAAGTCACAACCATTGACAATATCCCTAAAGATATGGTTGGTTATGTTATTCCAACAACACAGTTTGTCTGCTTTAAATACATAGGGTTTCACCCTCCTGAAGAAATCAATGCACGAAAACTAATTTCCCTTTTTAATTTTATTTTTACACAGTGGTTTCCAAATTCTATTTTTAAACAATCTAAACCATTTCATTTTCAAAGATTAGATTTGAAAAAATGTACAGATTCCTATTGTGAGATGGAGATGTTTTTTCCTATCCATTAA
- a CDS encoding amidohydrolase family protein: MMKRLLLLILIMIIATGCNTNKGRTIILENVTVIDGNGGEPLEDAVVVVEGEVITFVGKVYDFEKPEKAVTYDLQGATLLPGFINAHVHNAYSSKNLSTWAKSGITTVRDLGCRIKNPYEVRGKLLKSNKNARLVAAGPFITTTQGYGDLEVNSLEDAVETVQLLIDNNTDLIKVSYEDNLQGQRWNKLPKETLQAIVSLAHENNLRVSVHVSHRGQLEDVIDAKVDDLAHMVIDLLSDELIYRIVEEEIYWVPTLELWKGVSEDYPRSSFYIDIAKKNLKKFYEAGGKVALGTDFGGYHTPFELGMPIMEIRLMEAAGMTPMDIIVSATKNAAYVCNLEDEIGTIEVGKIADILIVKGNPLEELNFLLDVRMVLRNGQIIVNKK, translated from the coding sequence ATGATGAAAAGACTATTGTTATTAATATTAATAATGATAATTGCAACAGGATGTAACACTAATAAAGGGAGAACAATCATACTAGAAAATGTAACTGTAATTGATGGCAATGGAGGAGAACCATTAGAAGATGCAGTTGTAGTAGTTGAAGGTGAAGTAATCACTTTTGTTGGTAAGGTTTATGACTTTGAAAAACCTGAAAAAGCAGTTACTTATGATTTGCAAGGGGCTACATTACTACCAGGATTTATAAATGCCCATGTACATAACGCCTATAGTAGTAAAAATCTATCTACGTGGGCAAAATCCGGAATAACAACGGTTAGAGATCTTGGATGTAGAATAAAAAATCCATATGAAGTGAGAGGCAAACTTCTAAAGTCTAATAAAAATGCGCGGTTAGTTGCAGCAGGACCTTTTATAACGACTACGCAGGGATATGGAGATTTGGAGGTTAATTCATTAGAAGATGCAGTGGAAACAGTTCAATTATTAATTGATAACAACACGGATCTTATTAAAGTATCATATGAGGATAACTTACAAGGTCAAAGGTGGAATAAATTACCTAAAGAAACATTACAAGCGATTGTATCCTTAGCACATGAAAACAATCTCAGAGTATCAGTCCATGTTAGTCATAGGGGTCAACTGGAAGATGTAATTGATGCTAAAGTAGATGATTTGGCTCATATGGTTATAGATTTATTATCAGATGAATTGATATATAGAATTGTTGAGGAAGAAATTTACTGGGTACCAACACTAGAGCTTTGGAAAGGTGTAAGCGAAGACTATCCTCGTAGTAGCTTTTATATTGATATAGCAAAAAAAAATCTTAAAAAGTTTTATGAAGCAGGGGGGAAAGTAGCACTTGGCACAGATTTTGGAGGGTATCATACACCATTTGAACTAGGAATGCCTATAATGGAGATTAGACTAATGGAAGCAGCAGGAATGACACCTATGGATATTATTGTTTCAGCAACGAAAAACGCAGCGTATGTATGTAATCTTGAAGATGAAATTGGGACAATTGAAGTGGGAAAAATAGCGGATATTTTAATTGTAAAGGGTAATCCACTTGAGGAATTGAATTTTCTGCTAGATGTTAGAATGGTGTTGCGAAATGGGCAGATTATTGTAAATAAAAAATAA
- a CDS encoding sodium-dependent transporter: MPEQKREQWGSKMGFIFAAVGSAVGLGNIWRYPYLLYSNGGGAFLIPYFFAIFTAGIPLLLLEYGMGHKFRGSTPLSFARAGKKWEWLGWWPSITSFIIMTYYTMILSWAINYIFLSFNQAWGSDANAFFFGDFLKLSDGPFELGGMNWPVFFGITAIWFINWFVCYKGIKGGIEKLNKILLPTLIGIIVIIVIRGITLPGAALGLNTLFTPDWSKVMDPMVWIRAYGQVFFSLSLAMGIMVTYSSYLPKKSDINNSTFMTAFANCGFEFLTAIGVFGILGFMATSQGIPLEEVATESIGLAFVVFPQVFSAMGPLGTVFGILFFICLVFAGLTSCVSLTEAFSAAVIDKTGVSRKKIVTFAVLGGYSISVFYATGAGLYFLDIIDAFINSYSIVVVGLLQSIVVGWFIGAHVIREHTNAVSIFSVGKWWEIMVKFVTPTVLIFMLGQSIINEIIEPYGGYSMKALLIFGWGIIALIIITSIILSKRPWRNKALELPKEVE; encoded by the coding sequence GTGCCAGAACAAAAAAGAGAGCAATGGGGCTCTAAAATGGGATTTATTTTTGCTGCAGTAGGGTCTGCAGTCGGATTAGGCAACATATGGAGATATCCATACCTACTGTATTCTAATGGTGGAGGGGCATTTTTAATACCCTATTTTTTTGCGATATTTACTGCAGGGATTCCATTATTATTATTAGAATATGGAATGGGACATAAGTTTAGAGGATCAACACCTTTGTCTTTTGCAAGAGCAGGTAAGAAGTGGGAATGGCTTGGATGGTGGCCAAGTATAACATCTTTTATTATAATGACATATTATACAATGATTTTAAGTTGGGCAATCAACTACATATTTCTATCATTTAACCAAGCTTGGGGATCAGATGCAAATGCATTCTTTTTTGGTGATTTCTTAAAATTATCAGATGGACCTTTTGAGTTAGGTGGAATGAATTGGCCGGTTTTCTTTGGGATAACAGCCATTTGGTTTATTAATTGGTTTGTTTGTTATAAAGGTATAAAAGGCGGTATAGAAAAATTAAACAAAATATTGTTACCAACTCTTATTGGAATAATAGTTATTATTGTTATTAGAGGGATTACACTACCAGGGGCAGCCCTTGGTCTTAATACTTTATTTACACCTGACTGGTCAAAAGTAATGGATCCAATGGTTTGGATAAGAGCCTACGGACAAGTATTTTTTTCCCTTAGTTTGGCTATGGGGATAATGGTTACATACTCTAGTTATCTACCTAAAAAGTCAGATATAAATAATAGTACTTTTATGACTGCATTTGCAAACTGTGGATTTGAATTCTTAACAGCAATTGGGGTATTTGGTATTCTTGGATTTATGGCGACAAGTCAAGGGATTCCTCTTGAAGAAGTTGCTACTGAAAGTATCGGTTTAGCATTTGTTGTATTCCCACAAGTATTCTCAGCAATGGGACCGCTAGGAACTGTATTTGGAATACTATTCTTTATATGTTTGGTATTTGCTGGATTAACATCTTGTGTGTCTTTAACAGAAGCTTTCTCTGCAGCTGTTATTGATAAAACAGGCGTTTCAAGAAAGAAAATTGTTACATTTGCAGTACTTGGAGGATATTCAATAAGTGTTTTCTATGCAACAGGAGCAGGTTTATACTTCCTTGACATTATAGATGCATTTATCAATTCATACAGTATCGTTGTTGTAGGATTATTACAATCTATTGTTGTTGGTTGGTTTATTGGTGCCCATGTCATTAGAGAACATACAAACGCTGTTTCCATATTCTCTGTAGGTAAATGGTGGGAGATTATGGTTAAGTTTGTTACACCAACTGTATTAATATTTATGTTGGGACAAAGTATCATCAATGAAATAATAGAGCCATATGGTGGGTATTCAATGAAAGCCCTTCTAATATTTGGATGGGGCATCATTGCATTAATTATAATAACTTCTATTATATTAAGCAAAAGACCGTGGAGAAACAAAGCATTAGAATTACCAAAGGAGGTGGAATAG
- a CDS encoding MetS family NSS transporter small subunit, which produces MTVTSIIFFLFGAIVLWGGLAVTIRNAIKDNK; this is translated from the coding sequence ATGACAGTAACATCTATTATATTCTTCCTTTTTGGAGCAATAGTTTTATGGGGTGGATTAGCCGTAACCATAAGAAATGCAATTAAAGACAATAAGTAA
- a CDS encoding serine hydrolase domain-containing protein: MGRKILVFLLFLIVMITPFFISYNSFNENNNISSLIENFETQTPVLLDHYNIPGASISLIEDGELRWIGTFGFADIENQQEINKDTVYQMASISKSVTAFGIMKLVEEGIINLDDPIETYITRWQLPESIYDKSQVTIRRVLSHTAGLSRGGGYPGYESFSELPSLEESLSGIGGGSQPVELIYEPGTRYFYSGGGYNLLQLLIEEVTGQDFDRYMKEVVLIPMEMKDSSFQWEDYTESRIGKAYNIKLEELPNYLFIEKAAAGLYSTIGDISQFVIASINSYGGGDDFLQKGTLKEMYEPVLTVKGLEGFIYKSTALGHFINMDNNNRPLVAHDGGNKGWRTNFSFVPDIGAGIVILTNGDNGTYLINEALNTWYFKVYEEKRDFNKLTHNVCAVVYAISSALILWSLLIIIQLYKGYKKGELVFLKVYTNKIHFIVKIVVSVALIYFAYFIGKQIVPILGFVNTNIGSVFGIAINIRIIIGIIQMFVNKRKIV; the protein is encoded by the coding sequence ATGGGAAGAAAGATTTTGGTTTTTCTATTGTTTTTAATTGTTATGATTACACCATTTTTTATTAGTTATAATAGTTTTAATGAAAATAATAATATTAGTAGCTTAATTGAAAATTTCGAAACACAAACGCCAGTGTTATTGGATCATTACAATATTCCTGGAGCTTCTATTTCTTTAATAGAAGATGGTGAATTAAGATGGATTGGAACGTTTGGCTTTGCGGACATTGAAAATCAACAAGAAATTAATAAGGACACTGTGTATCAAATGGCATCCATATCAAAATCAGTTACTGCCTTTGGAATAATGAAGCTTGTTGAAGAAGGGATTATAAATCTTGATGATCCTATTGAGACGTATATAACAAGGTGGCAACTTCCAGAGTCAATCTACGATAAAAGTCAAGTAACCATAAGAAGAGTACTGAGTCATACTGCGGGCTTGTCTAGAGGAGGAGGGTATCCTGGATACGAATCATTTAGTGAGTTGCCTTCTTTAGAGGAATCTTTAAGTGGTATTGGAGGAGGTTCTCAGCCAGTAGAATTAATATATGAACCTGGTACAAGATATTTTTACTCTGGTGGTGGATATAATTTACTACAATTATTAATTGAAGAAGTAACAGGACAAGATTTTGATCGTTATATGAAAGAAGTAGTACTTATTCCTATGGAAATGAAGGATAGTAGTTTCCAGTGGGAAGATTACACTGAGAGTAGAATAGGAAAGGCATATAACATAAAATTAGAGGAATTACCAAATTACTTGTTTATAGAAAAAGCAGCAGCAGGGCTCTATTCAACCATTGGTGATATAAGTCAGTTCGTTATTGCGAGTATTAATAGTTATGGAGGGGGGGATGATTTCTTACAGAAAGGAACATTAAAAGAGATGTATGAACCTGTACTAACAGTAAAAGGTTTAGAGGGTTTTATATATAAAAGTACAGCATTGGGACATTTTATTAATATGGATAACAATAATAGGCCTTTAGTTGCTCATGATGGCGGTAACAAAGGATGGCGAACCAACTTTTCATTCGTTCCAGATATTGGAGCTGGGATTGTTATTTTAACAAATGGTGACAATGGAACATACTTGATTAATGAAGCTTTAAATACTTGGTATTTTAAAGTTTATGAGGAGAAGAGAGATTTTAATAAATTGACTCATAACGTATGTGCTGTTGTATATGCAATATCTTCTGCTTTAATTTTGTGGTCTTTATTAATAATAATTCAACTATATAAAGGATATAAAAAAGGTGAATTGGTATTTTTAAAGGTCTATACAAATAAGATACACTTTATTGTAAAAATTGTAGTAAGCGTAGCATTGATTTATTTTGCTTATTTTATAGGCAAACAAATAGTGCCTATACTAGGCTTTGTAAATACTAATATAGGAAGTGTTTTTGGTATTGCTATAAATATAAGAATTATAATAGGAATAATACAAATGTTTGTTAATAAAAGAAAAATAGTGTAG
- a CDS encoding Mur ligase family protein produces the protein MNLDMVMSGIEFTLIQGQLDIEINGIYYDSREVLKETAFVAISGFTVDGHNYIHKATENGANTLIVEKDVQVDGSITVLKVKDCREVLGKMASNYYKEPSKKINLIGVTGTKGKTNTTNLIKDIFDQAKKPIGLIGTKGTIIGNTITPNQHTTPESLKLHKTFSDMLKQNIEFCVMEVSSHALELKRVFSCYYNTAIFTNLYEDHLDFHSNMEAYFNTKAQLFEMTTDYNIINIDDDYGKFLSKIIKNRQAALVTFGCHNDAVVRILDIQTIGLFTKVILNTPIGCKTFYLDSSTVVNIYNNIAAMVCGLCYGIAFKEIENTCSIFANKKYVM, from the coding sequence ATGAATTTAGATATGGTTATGAGTGGTATTGAATTTACTCTAATACAAGGTCAATTGGATATAGAAATCAATGGTATTTATTATGATTCTAGAGAAGTATTAAAAGAAACTGCCTTTGTGGCAATATCAGGATTTACAGTAGACGGACATAATTATATACATAAAGCAACGGAAAATGGAGCAAATACCCTAATTGTAGAAAAAGATGTTCAAGTGGATGGCTCAATCACTGTTTTAAAAGTAAAAGACTGTCGTGAAGTTTTAGGAAAGATGGCTTCTAATTATTACAAGGAACCTAGTAAAAAAATTAATCTAATTGGCGTAACGGGAACCAAAGGAAAAACCAATACTACTAATCTTATAAAAGATATCTTTGACCAAGCAAAGAAACCAATAGGTTTAATTGGTACAAAAGGTACAATAATAGGTAATACCATTACACCCAACCAACACACCACACCAGAGTCCTTAAAACTTCATAAAACTTTCTCGGATATGCTTAAACAAAACATAGAATTTTGTGTTATGGAAGTGTCTTCCCATGCTCTAGAACTAAAAAGAGTTTTTAGTTGTTATTATAATACCGCTATCTTTACAAATCTTTATGAAGATCATCTAGATTTTCATTCCAATATGGAAGCATACTTTAACACAAAAGCACAGTTGTTTGAAATGACTACGGATTATAATATTATTAATATTGATGATGATTATGGGAAATTTTTGTCAAAAATCATTAAGAACAGGCAAGCAGCCTTAGTAACCTTCGGATGTCATAATGATGCAGTTGTTAGGATATTGGATATACAAACTATTGGACTTTTTACAAAGGTCATTTTAAATACACCTATAGGTTGTAAGACTTTTTATTTAGATTCTTCTACAGTAGTAAATATCTATAATAATATTGCAGCAATGGTGTGCGGTTTATGTTATGGTATTGCCTTTAAAGAGATTGAAAATACTTGTTCTATTTTTGCAAATAAAAAGTATGTCATGTGA
- the argC gene encoding N-acetyl-gamma-glutamyl-phosphate reductase — translation MLNVGILGATGYTGEELIRLLHNHPNVMIKKILSTSYKDKKYNFVYRNFVGFNEDICQELDWDTLVDGIDLLFSALPYGILMAHLTEDMLKKVKIVDIGVDYRFMDKESYKKYYGKEHQSLHLTDEFVYGLSEWNEEAIKEAKSIANPGCYATAMLMALIPLIKEALIDKDIIADGKSGLSGGGRTLTIGTHYVEANESMKAYKLNNHPHVIEVQKGIEFFTGETIELTFTPHIVPMQRGLMVTLYTKLQKKLDYESVKEVYSKYYGSKPFVQILDKSIYVETKWVKSSNMCHINFEINEETNRLIIVVAIDNLIKGAAGQAIQNMNLMMDFPENMGLNYIPVCI, via the coding sequence ATGTTAAATGTGGGTATTTTAGGAGCTACTGGATACACTGGTGAAGAATTAATACGCTTGCTTCACAATCATCCAAATGTAATGATCAAAAAAATACTATCTACTTCTTATAAGGATAAAAAATATAATTTTGTGTATAGAAATTTTGTTGGATTTAATGAAGATATCTGCCAAGAGTTAGACTGGGATACATTGGTAGATGGTATAGATTTATTATTCTCTGCCCTACCCTATGGCATATTAATGGCACATTTAACCGAGGATATGCTAAAGAAAGTAAAGATTGTTGATATTGGTGTCGACTATAGGTTTATGGATAAAGAGTCCTATAAAAAATACTATGGAAAAGAACATCAATCTCTTCATTTAACTGACGAATTTGTATATGGTTTAAGTGAATGGAATGAAGAAGCGATCAAAGAAGCAAAAAGCATTGCCAATCCAGGTTGTTATGCCACAGCCATGTTAATGGCTTTAATACCACTTATAAAGGAAGCTCTAATTGATAAAGATATTATTGCAGATGGTAAAAGCGGCCTATCAGGTGGCGGCAGGACTTTAACTATTGGTACACATTATGTGGAAGCAAATGAATCTATGAAAGCTTATAAATTAAACAATCATCCTCATGTCATTGAAGTCCAAAAAGGTATAGAGTTCTTTACTGGTGAAACAATAGAATTGACTTTTACACCTCATATCGTTCCTATGCAAAGAGGGTTAATGGTAACACTATATACTAAATTACAAAAGAAATTAGATTATGAAAGTGTAAAAGAAGTCTATAGTAAATATTATGGTTCAAAACCTTTTGTACAAATACTTGATAAAAGCATTTATGTTGAAACAAAATGGGTCAAATCTTCTAATATGTGTCATATAAACTTTGAGATCAATGAAGAAACCAATAGGTTAATTATTGTGGTAGCTATTGATAATCTTATAAAAGGGGCTGCTGGTCAAGCCATACAAAATATGAATCTAATGATGGATTTTCCTGAAAATATGGGATTAAACTATATCCCTGTTTGTATATAA